CAAATAAAACTTGTTCATGAGCAACATAGCCCGGTAAGCGAACCGCATGAACGGGAACGCCAGCACAATTGGCACCACGCGCTGGATTATCGTCGCAGCTATCAGCTTGGGGCTGCTTTTTGCGGCTTTGGGCAATTAATTTAGCAGTGGCGCTTGCCGTACCGGATGGTGCGTCAAGTTTATCGGCATGATGCATCTCAATAACTTCTGCATCCGGAAAATACTGAGCTGCTTCTTGAGCAAATTTCATTAATAAAACGGCCGATAGTCCAAAGTTAGGAACAATAATTCCACCCATTTTTTGTTTACGCGCAATTTCTTGTAATTGTTTTATTTGTTCATCACTTAATCCGCTAGTACCAATGATTGGGCGCATATGATGCTCCAAGGCAAACTTCGTATTAGCGTAAACGGCACTTGGAGTAGTAAAGTCAATCCAAACATCCGCACTAAGATTAA
This genomic window from Lactobacillus panisapium contains:
- the dapB gene encoding 4-hydroxy-tetrahydrodipicolinate reductase is translated as MMKKILLAGATGSMGKKVAHLIAQLPDCELVGVLAPDATTSGEVSASVARFTQLADINLSADVWIDFTTPSAVYANTKFALEHHMRPIIGTSGLSDEQIKQLQEIARKQKMGGIIVPNFGLSAVLLMKFAQEAAQYFPDAEVIEMHHADKLDAPSGTASATAKLIAQSRKKQPQADSCDDNPARGANCAGVPVHAVRLPGYVAHEQVLFGGPGEALTIRQDSFDRSSFMQGVKVALAKIMDLDELIVGLDKIL